The following DNA comes from Vairimorpha necatrix chromosome 5, complete sequence.
TAAAGTTAGTAATAAAAAGCCCGAGGAattaaaatgttaaaaaataaaaaaaaattagtaaaattttttagcatatttttttaatagtaACGAAGTAAGATTCGTAATAATATTGCGTCTTTTTGaactatataaatttcaagTGATTTTGTTTATCTATGAAAAATGTACTTTGGCTTTCAaactaaaatatatcaatatcttaacattttattgtaattgaataaaatcgagataatttttatgagaATTCAACAAATTCTTAACatttaaatcataattgaataaaattgagataattttataaaaattttaatattttttttaacggCAAATTATGATCAAAACATTAAGTTCAATATTTCACCCCAAtgaaatctttttataaaaaactcaAAGATACTCTTTTCAACACTCAACTCACTTCTTCTTTTGATACCTACAATAACGAATCAAATAccgtttttaatttatcaaattttacTGGTATTAAAActgaaatttctaaaacaGTCTCCCCAAATTTCCAAATATCTCATATCTCAAATATTGGTCCAGATTTCGAATCTAGACAGACTTACGGGACATTCTGTTTTAATAATCTTCTTTTACAGACAAGTATAGAccaagataaaatatttagaattaGAGGAACCCACatgtttaataatttttacacTAAATTTCATACAGTAATAGGTAGAAGTAAAGACATATTTACACAAATAGAAATAGATCTTAGAAATCgatataataatttgtgtataaaaatgatacaGCCTGCTATAAAAGGCGCATCATGTGTCTACGTAGGGAATTATATGCAACAATTGGGGATTTTTAGTATAGGAGGCGAGTGTATAAAAGCAGACGAATATTTAGGACTCTCTTTTGTAGGGAGATATGAAGGAATAGGCCATGTTAGTACAATTTCTTTGCAGCATTTTAATACGCTGTCAATAGACTACTACAAGACAGTGACGTctaaaaacaagaaatcGGCTTTATTCGAGTACGGAATGCATTTTTCGACTAATAGAGAGAAACAAATGTCTTATGGAGTGGGCGTACGAGTCCACAGTAAGAGAGGTGAAATAATAGGAAGtttagataataaaaaagttttgaGTCTAGTGTATAATGATAAGTTATCAGAAGGATTATCTTTGAATCTTAATTGTAGAGTAggaaaaaatgtatttgaTTATGGATATGGATTTACATATGAGTTCtaaatttagataataCAAACAAAGTTATAActatacttttttttctaaacaaattttttagaaaaccAGATCCTTACAATAAGTAACAgattcaaaattaaaaattttaattctaaatGTACGTActgtttataaaattcacTTTCTGTatgttataaaatattttcaaatataacTAATCtgattattaaatatttgtattttttaaattattttaattgcATTCAATCATTTCATAATCCTTGAAATATTCTTTGGCTtcatttaaatctttttctaatacaaaaataaaaggaTTAGTACCCGCATCAAATGTATAGGCCATCTTAACCTcatctttattaaaatcatgTATCCTCTCCATAATCTCATACCCTTTATCGGAAATGTACCTAATAGGCGGATAACTCTCAAACATAATCGCGTGTATCTCATTAGATTCTCtcattattaatttaaataagcTCTGATGATCTCTCGTCTTAATATATTCCTGACATAGAAAAATCTTCTCGTCTACCCTGTTTAatctttctttataaaagaaacttGTCTCTTGTGTTCTGCACATTCCTTCTGTACTGCTGACTTTTTTAACTTcttcattaattttaattaataaaattttcatttctttCCACTCGCCTATTGTATAAGACTCATATTTGTCACACATGACTATATTCTTAGGAATGCTTCTACTTCCACTGCCAGAGCACTCTCTGGCCAAAATACTAAGATCTTTCTCTGAGAAATTagtttcataaaatttatcaagaGCCAATACCAAAGCGGAAAATCCAGAAGCAGAAGACGCCACACCACAACTATGTGGGAAATTGTTATCTGATTCAATAAGTAAACTTTTagtatcattttttatttttctaaataggTTGACAatatattcaatttttttattgaccGTTGTTAATTTACcgttaaaaataaattcgtCTTTTTCTTGATCATTGTAAGAGAGGGATGTAGTGGTTACTAGTTTATTACATTGAAAAGATATAGACGGATTAGAACAAATGTTAGATTCAATATTCTCTTTGCCCCagtatttaataatagCGATATTGGGATTAGAAGTTACcgttattttctttttaccTGTAACCATCTTGGGgttaattaaaacattgCTATAAATCTATGAAATAAATTGATATTTGattgaatattttgaaagctttatatataagaaaaattataaagatttttatgatataattttttaagtaaacaaaaaaaagtcCACCTCATTTTATCGAAAAATTGATATTCGTAATCTGATACTACATAATTGACAGCTCAACAAGAACCTATGAGCAAAAAGTATGATGTAACTAATAAATGAAAAgcaaacaaatttatttgtgtAATAATACACATGcatacattaaaaatgcGCTTTTTAGTCATTTTACATAATAggtaatatataatatttgattGAATAACCAGGAAActgtttttgattttatttctgcaaaatttgctttttatattggacatttattttatatacgAAGAATTCAAATTTGCAATATAAGATGACACAGGCCTCTTGGTGGACTCGGTTGTTACTCTCTTATCATAAAGTTCCTCTGAactttacttttttatatttcaataAGACCCCTTCTAGCATCTTAATTAAAAgctttaatattaattaaaagattttacagctctaaatttatatgtttgtattcaaagattttttaagagCGATCTTTGTTTACTTTTAAagtttaaatgttttttcattttagaCCCAGGTATTCAGTAcatacaaaatttattttaagaaagttggaaataataaacataagaaataatgttttatatataaagttAGTTTgaaagatttatttatttttcctttgacatgtttttttcttcgactttaaaaaaaacagaaattaatgtaaaaaatacacATTTACATGACTAGAActaaagtaaaaatactCCGTAAAacttaatatatatatattttaatatcgGATATACAATAACATTATAGATAATTaccataaaattttcattattttgtataaaaatccTATCAGACATATGGATGTTTCTTCactgataaaaatatgctTTGTCTTTGTTCTCCTTCAGCCCGATTCGCTTTCTAAAAAAAgctaaaaacaaaaactttatacttaaaaatataaagtgGAATATGGGTAAATTAAACGGGTgcattttcattttttatgcaAATGAGTGTTgctatttataattttcttttttgttatcCACGTATTGCTAATTTGATTGAGAAATTATATCTATGTCTTATCTATTTTCTCTTTCTGTTTTagaaacattaaaaaatctccTTTTTAATGACTTgtattttgaatttctcaaatataaatgaaaaatcttaattatttttcaaaaataaatatttatttaggaatttaaagaacttcaaattatcaaaattataaatttttagagtTTTAAAActgttaataaaaatcttaatttttacaataaaattttggcAGTTAATctaaaagtaaataaattacaaCAAGACATTAATTCTATacaatgtaaaaaaaaaatctcgAAACAATCTTAGCtaaacattaaattttataccaAACTTATATGGAAAGAAGTAAAAAACTAGAGCATTACAtcgttttaaaaattaaagctTTGGGAGCATTTGCCTGTGTTCTTTCTCATATAagaacataattttttattttagctCTGTTCTTGAAAATCTTTGTggaaaaaatctaaaagtaaaaaactttaactaaaaaaactaaacaaatataaatccattcattttattgttgaaagttttataatggtaattttttaatttataagtCAAGACTTATCTTTACTATTCTTTCGAATTTAGTGtaaaaagatatatatatgtgCTAAATAACTTTACAACTAATTACAATTTATAGATAATATTGtgcaagaaaaatataatattaatttactcctttttaatgtaattattctttatatataaaaaagataataatGACTTAAAAATGTCTGTAAAAGCGCAAAGCTCCAATTTATTTGCTTAATTTGTCcttaaaacaaacaaaaacataaaaaacaaattaaaaaatatatttcaaaaatactaaattagaaatattaaaatattatacacatcataaaatgtataaaacaCATTTAGTATTAGTAAACCCAATTActtatgtttattaaagaataaaaaacaaatataacaattattatttgaaaatCTAATCAACACTAAGTTTTAGAATTATAGATAATAAAtgctaaatattttgtttattgtattGAAAATtgaatcaaattttaaagtgaaatttttttcgattttaattttatattttcttatcaacatttttttcgaatcaactttttaaaaaaagggttaaaaataaaaaaatcaagttttgtatataaaaagaaaggGATTAAAGGAGAAAATTGTActtattttgtaatttaacATAATAATAACATGGGTATATAAAATGTTAATTTGACGTTCTAATCTAAAGAAATtggtttttattaaaaaaattaataaaaagaaattaagtTTAAAGCTGTTGTGTTGGGCTTTTGATACTTGATttgtcaaaaaatttaataattactttttttcCAATTTATTGAACAcccaattttttttcttttttgataaatgaaaaattttgttaacatttatttgttaaCAAAATTCAATTGTATATTATGTGTTTACATccataaatgaaaaaattacaaaaaatttaaaaatacagtCATAGAATTAAATGTGTTTACTTAACTTATTAAAgcaaattttataaaaattaatgatatgtttatttgttttttatttaaatttacacGTTACAAATTGctttataagaaataattttcgtGACCCCCTAATGTCGATCATACAAGAGATAGAATCATTCCAAaaacttataaaagaagatatttCGTTGGGAAATGATATTCATCACTTTGAAGAATacgaaaatattttagcaAACTGGGATAAATATAGAGAATTTAAAGCGTtgtatttacaaaatattcCATCagaagaattttataatctaaGAAAATCaatgaataaaatttctatgCCAAATCTTGAATCtgaaaacaataaattggGAGAGGCTATCAAAAACTTACAATATGAAAATACGTCAAGTGATTTTAGGAATACATATGACCAAGAATAATAAAtgtagttttttattaatattttttcaaatcaaatattcaatttaatgtttgttgctttatttatttctttgtGTTTAATAACCAACTACgtcatatttataaataaaatcaaactTTAATAATCTTAACACAAATAAATTGTGATATGACATTAtcttgaaaatataaatttataaaaacaaacaatgCTTGTATTGaaatttgaatattattttatttttgttgtcaatattatttaaatcaagttttgatttataaatctttctTATCAAAATCGTATTACAAATTTGCTTAATAAACTTTTAGGCAGCAgaattatgttttaaataattcGGGTTTGGAGTGTTTCTatgaaaacaaataataaatcatatattttgaaCTAAATATGTTggatatttaattaattgaCTCGAAGATATTTCTTTCATACTTTCAAGCATGCAGTcaacttttttaatactatttcttttttaaatgctCGTATGCTTATTATTcaaataatgaaatttacaaatatacAATCTTGAatcttcatttataaattaattatttaaatcattGTATTAGTGTGCATTtgcatataaaaaattgatgaCATTCTAAttgattaattttaatattaaattttaaaaaaactctTTTTGAAGTGCTGTCAAAATAATCAGcgtatttttttgtaactAGATTTAATTACAATAGTAGAGTATGTAAGATatgaatatataaaattataaactagtttcattatttgaaaattcATTAGATAGTTGCTTCAGTGCAATAAAGTTATCATGAATGacttgaaaaaattaatgataTAAAACTACATTATTTATGTGCAAAAGTCTGATATCATAATATACAATACCAGGTCTTTACTATATTGTTTATTCCTATGAGAAAAGTTTATACATGTACAAATATCTTCTTATTACTTTATAAGTCATTGCTCTTTAGTCGGCATATGAAAATTAGTAGCCAATGAGATACCTCCAGACTCAATCTCGGTCAATCTATTATGAACAAGATATAATTGGAAATCTCATATTTATGAAATACTCTTTACAAAAAACGTgcgattttttttgcattttgtaaaagaaattataaaacagtATCGGCGaaatcaataaataaaaatttagcaaatattaatataagcCGCTAAAAgcctaatatttttgtgtttgataaaaaaacaaatttctATTTGTTTCACCAATTAAATgactatttaaaaaaaccaaaaaaacGACTtttaacaaacaaactcGTCAACTACACAAGTATTTGATAAACACTATACAATATTCAATGACATTTAGTAGcttagaaataaattatggccttttagataattttttgaagcATATACccaatttttatatttgaagatcaaataagaatttatcCAATGGATCCGAAATCAAGATTACGACGGGATGTAATGAAAATGAATAAATAATCACTAAAGTTTgagttgttttttttctatcaGTAAATACGACTGCAAAAACGTGTGAGGACGCAGAATAGCGATAACTTGcctaaacaaaaaaagactCAATATGTTAATATTATGTTAGCTTATAAGATAAGATGGTGCGGAAGAATGCGGCAGAACCCCAttctatatatttttacataaaattcCTTTCCACATTataacaatttttaatagcGTTTTTGAATTCTCTTAATTATTTGCATTATGGCATTTACACTTTTTTAGTTCTATTATTAgcgtatattttttaatttgaattttattgtttttagatGTTATTAGCAAACATATTCTCAGTACCACTTAAAAGGTTTTTTTACTTAGTTAATATATTGCGGTACTCTTATTCTTATAATCTGTTATAGCTACCTAACTGaagtatataatttattaaattgtagtaataaataaataacaataaagtcattttatatttcctGCAATAAGAATATACTGTAAAAATCCTGttcattattaattattattggCGACAACAAGTATTATGTTCTATATGTTATGCaacattttaatttttgcataatatacaaatatatcaaaaaaattttatcatagaTGGACAGCTATGTACGTTATTTTGTAATAACATTTTTTgttgaaatattttaataaaattttatatatacatataaatataaacttggcttgttataattatattattttaaaaaaaataaggaaTATATACTACAAGACATCAAATTTGGTGGAACTAATGTTTATCAAAAACATTACCTAATTATCTGACATTTAAGCTATTGTACTAGATCGTtatgaatttaatttttacattattGTCTTGATGCTTGAATCATTAAGAAGAAAAAgttgtgtaaaaaaattgaccaaaacttttatttagATGTGCACGTTTTTGTATTCATATATTATATGAGAAGATTGATATCATAAAAtggttaaatttttaagaaaacaTAATAACTATACATCTTTTTTAGATCGCATAATAGCAATTCAAACAACAGAATATAGAGACATAcagtaaatatttaaatattaattagcACATGCTAGCCATATCTGGTAAGCTTGACgcaaattaaataattatttggGTTggaaatatattatatgtCGTTTTATTAGTTCAAAATTCCAGCGGAACATTGATATGGATTTAAGAATTGTTTTTGAGTATCAACAACGCTTGCACATGCTTGAAACGTGCCGAACATATTTTTACGATTTTGTTAAgatatcaaaatttatgattagACTcacaatattttaaaattggtGAAATTCGTATCCTGTATCTATATTGCATCAGCAAAGTTTGAAATCGTCCTAGAATTGCTAAAGTAAATGCAAATTTTCAACATCGCAACGTATGTAACAATTGTGAAACATTTATATTACTTTTTTAgacataaattaaaaaaatttaaaaaccaacttgaaaaaaatgtagCACATTGATCATTTCTAGCATCGCGCGAAGATCATAAGACCCAAGTAGGGTTTGCGGCATAAGTTTCAAAGAGCTTAAATTGCTAGCATACCACTAGTCAAGAGattttattgattataaaaattataattaacaCATATTTTAGAGGTATTTAAGGCGTTAGGCCGTTAAAAATGActgaataaatttattggaGATAGTGTAGTCGATAATGTAGGGGTTATACTATAGatgttatttatattgacGGGAAATAAGGATAACGCAATTACGCAATGCgatcttttaaattaaatacgGCATCTTAAGTGCTAAATTTCTTCGTAAGAACAAACTAACagttaaaatatatttcttgATGTTAGAATTTATAGGCGTCGCTCATCCtgcaatatattttaatattaaaaatattttataatagaCGAAtaacttttaaataataatattgcAAAGTATTAAATAACACAACTTCttaattgtattttttttgtttttgaagGATCACACTAAAAGTataatgtataaaaattgatattttgAGATATAACGACAGAaatgatatattaatatcttGAAGATTCATTATTAcgtcaaatatattaatagaaaaaatatgcaTAAAATAAAGCACTGTTTTGATTATAAGTTTATTTAGTTTGTTTCAATTAAAAAGCAACTGAATATATCTccttttacaaataaactTTTAGTGAATACTACATGTTAACACCTAAATAAACTCCAAGAGAATCCAAAGATCTAAAA
Coding sequences within:
- a CDS encoding mitochondrial translocase (TOMM40L) encodes the protein MKSFYKKLKDTLFNTQLTSSFDTYNNESNTVFNLSNFTGIKTEISKTVSPNFQISHISNIGPDFESRQTYGTFCFNNLLLQTSIDQDKIFRIRGTHMFNNFYTKFHTVIGRSKDIFTQIEIDLRNRYNNLCIKMIQPAIKGASCVYVGNYMQQLGIFSIGGECIKADEYLGLSFVGRYEGIGHVSTISLQHFNTLSIDYYKTVTSKNKKSALFEYGMHFSTNREKQMSYGVGVRVHSKRGEIIGSLDNKKVLSLVYNDKLSEGLSLNLNCRVGKNVFDYGYGFTYEF
- a CDS encoding diphosphomevalonate decarboxylase (MVD); the protein is MVTGKKKITVTSNPNIAIIKYWGKENIESNICSNPSISFQCNKLVTTTSLSYNDQEKDEFIFNGKLTTVNKKIEYIVNLFRKIKNDTKSLLIESDNNFPHSCGVASSASGFSALVLALDKFYETNFSEKDLSILARECSGSGSRSIPKNIVMCDKYESYTIGEWKEMKILLIKINEEVKKVSSTEGMCRTQETSFFYKERLNRVDEKIFLCQEYIKTRDHQSLFKLIMRESNEIHAIMFESYPPIRYISDKGYEIMERIHDFNKDEVKMAYTFDAGTNPFIFVLEKDLNEAKEYFKDYEMIECN